The following are from one region of the Rhodospirillaceae bacterium genome:
- a CDS encoding type II toxin-antitoxin system HipA family toxin, whose translation MKYVPVSEVKVGLAFNKAPVHVGRLATRDGVVYFEYDRDFLNSGLDVSPLRLPLQPGLRSFDRFLFEGLPGLFNDSLPDGWGRLLLDRFARGQGILPEQLGPLDRLAHVGNNGMGALVYEPDQSQVTCENEINLDALALQAREVLDGEAQGVLDELLALNGSSAGARPKVMVGVDEGRENIVHGMADLKEPFAPWIVKFSNSTDGLDSGAIEYVYGLMAQKAGLEMSDVHLFPADKGPGYFATRRFDRAQEKRMHVHSACGLLHSDFRTPSLDYEELITLTGMLTRDVREVEKMFRLAVFNVLAHNRDDHAKNFSFLMSDTGEWKLSPAYDLTFSSGPRGEQSTMVMGEGANPGIEHLKKLGEEAKLDKACVNEIIEETQDALANWPELAREFGVGRENIGLVKDKLSQQN comes from the coding sequence ATGAAGTATGTTCCTGTTTCCGAGGTCAAGGTCGGACTGGCATTTAATAAAGCGCCCGTTCATGTGGGGCGGCTGGCGACCCGTGACGGGGTGGTCTATTTTGAATATGACCGTGACTTTCTCAACTCCGGGTTGGATGTTTCACCTTTACGGCTACCGCTTCAACCGGGCTTGCGCTCTTTTGATAGGTTTTTGTTCGAAGGATTGCCGGGTTTGTTTAACGACAGCCTGCCCGATGGCTGGGGGCGGTTGCTGCTGGATCGGTTCGCAAGGGGGCAGGGGATCTTGCCTGAACAGCTTGGCCCGCTTGATCGACTGGCCCATGTTGGAAATAACGGTATGGGGGCGCTGGTTTATGAACCGGATCAAAGCCAGGTTACCTGTGAGAATGAAATCAATCTTGATGCCTTGGCCTTGCAAGCTCGCGAGGTTCTGGACGGCGAAGCTCAAGGCGTGTTGGACGAATTGCTGGCCCTGAACGGATCATCCGCCGGGGCAAGGCCAAAGGTGATGGTCGGGGTTGATGAAGGCCGCGAAAATATCGTTCATGGAATGGCTGATCTCAAGGAGCCGTTTGCGCCCTGGATCGTCAAGTTTTCCAACTCGACAGACGGGCTTGATTCAGGGGCGATTGAATATGTGTACGGCTTGATGGCACAAAAAGCGGGGCTGGAAATGAGCGATGTGCATTTGTTTCCCGCCGATAAAGGCCCCGGATATTTTGCTACCAGGCGGTTTGACCGTGCCCAAGAAAAGCGCATGCATGTTCACAGTGCCTGTGGATTGTTGCATTCGGATTTCAGAACGCCGTCATTGGATTACGAAGAACTGATCACCCTGACCGGTATGCTCACCCGCGATGTGCGCGAGGTTGAAAAGATGTTTCGCCTCGCCGTGTTCAACGTGCTGGCCCATAACCGGGACGATCACGCAAAAAACTTCAGCTTCCTTATGAGCGATACCGGGGAGTGGAAGCTCTCCCCTGCGTATGATCTGACTTTTTCCTCCGGCCCCCGTGGCGAACAAAGCACCATGGTCATGGGAGAAGGCGCAAATCCCGGGATTGAGCATTTGAAAAAACTGGGCGAAGAGGCGAAGCTGGATAAAGCCTGTGTGAATGAGATCATTGAGGAGACACAAGATGCTCTGGCAAACTGGCCTGAACTTGCCAGGGAGTTTGGCGTTGGTCGAGAGAACATCGGGCTGGTCAAGGATAAACTGAGTCAGCAAAATTGA
- a CDS encoding conjugal transfer protein TraL — MATINFVLQGKGGVGKSLVASLLTQHYMKREIATICFDTDPVNKTFASYNAFNVRTIDILNDGIICVQEFDNLVETLIEAPEDSAVIIDNGASTFLPLCAYLNDNDVVPFLEKLGHSVMFHSVVTGGQALIDTMSGLEALFVNFPDTPATVWLNEYFGKTEMNGTTFSETKLCNNPKHKIHALITIAELNKHTFGYDFENMLKKRLSFAEALADPKFTIMTRQRLVMTWRAINEQITQANL, encoded by the coding sequence ATGGCCACAATCAATTTTGTACTGCAAGGTAAGGGCGGCGTCGGAAAATCGCTCGTCGCGTCTTTGTTGACGCAACACTATATGAAGCGCGAGATCGCTACCATCTGCTTTGACACGGACCCCGTAAACAAGACGTTTGCGAGTTACAATGCTTTTAACGTCAGAACCATCGATATCCTGAACGACGGCATCATCTGCGTTCAGGAATTCGATAACCTTGTCGAAACCCTGATCGAAGCGCCGGAAGATAGCGCCGTGATTATCGATAATGGCGCATCTACGTTCCTGCCTCTCTGCGCCTATCTGAACGATAACGACGTTGTGCCCTTCCTTGAGAAGTTAGGCCACAGCGTGATGTTTCATTCCGTAGTGACCGGCGGTCAGGCGCTTATCGACACCATGAGCGGCCTCGAAGCCTTATTCGTGAACTTCCCGGACACCCCAGCCACGGTCTGGCTGAATGAATACTTTGGTAAGACAGAGATGAACGGAACGACTTTCTCCGAAACTAAATTATGCAACAACCCAAAGCATAAAATTCACGCCCTGATTACCATCGCGGAGTTGAACAAACACACATTTGGTTACGATTTTGAAAATATGCTGAAGAAGCGCTTGAGTTTTGCCGAAGCCCTGGCGGACCCGAAGTTTACGATTATGACCAGGCAGCGCCTAGTCATGACCTGGCGCGCCATCAATGAACAGATCACCCAGGCTAACCTGTAG
- a CDS encoding Fic family protein: MDNDQFSGPVSVFRECRLPEVALPVGYAALIGAYDLHVPLPRTLCAIGAHHKVYEDDGWRVYTPRHAPRATLEGHLVFALKYEGLDLAILKRLFEATAPATIENIVHAKPTGSYARRIWFLYEWLLGRELDLPNAQTGSYADIVDRKQQWAVEGVTSKRHRVRNNLPGTPHFCPLVWRTEKLERFVDARLDELARDAVGKVSPGVMARTAAFLLLEDSKSSYAIEGESPPHNRIQRWGKAIGEAGKHPLDFEEFLRLQRVVIGSDRFVRLGFRDEGGFIGAHEQGTRLPLPDHISARHEDLPTLMQAMIDFDRDFSGGIDPVIAAAVLAFGFVYVHPFVDGNGRLHRYLIHHVLTARGFNPAGIVFPVSSAILQRIDDYRRVLESYSKRLLPLIEWKPTESMNVRVENDTADFYKYFDATLHAEFLFECARKTIEVDLPEEVAFLERYDQFKSRIEAHVEMPASTVDLLFNFLKQNDGTLSKRARENEFTALSNEEAGVFEQIYRELFTATSID, translated from the coding sequence ATGGATAACGATCAATTTTCAGGGCCAGTCAGCGTTTTTCGTGAATGCCGGTTGCCGGAAGTGGCCCTACCCGTGGGCTATGCGGCCTTGATCGGAGCCTATGATCTTCATGTGCCTTTGCCGCGCACGCTTTGTGCCATCGGTGCGCACCATAAAGTCTACGAGGATGACGGTTGGCGGGTTTACACGCCCCGTCATGCGCCCCGAGCCACGCTGGAAGGGCATCTTGTTTTCGCCCTGAAATACGAGGGACTTGATCTGGCCATTTTAAAGCGGCTGTTTGAAGCGACCGCTCCGGCGACTATCGAAAACATCGTCCACGCCAAACCGACCGGCAGCTATGCCCGGCGCATCTGGTTTCTGTATGAGTGGCTGCTCGGACGCGAGCTTGATCTGCCCAATGCCCAAACCGGTAGCTACGCCGATATTGTTGATCGCAAGCAACAATGGGCGGTGGAGGGGGTAACCTCAAAGCGGCATCGTGTTCGCAACAACCTGCCGGGGACACCGCATTTTTGCCCGCTGGTCTGGCGCACTGAAAAACTGGAACGCTTTGTTGACGCCCGGCTTGATGAACTGGCGCGGGACGCTGTCGGCAAGGTATCGCCGGGAGTCATGGCACGCACAGCGGCTTTCCTGTTGCTGGAAGATTCGAAGTCCAGTTATGCCATTGAGGGTGAATCCCCGCCGCACAACCGCATTCAGCGCTGGGGCAAGGCGATTGGCGAAGCCGGAAAGCACCCGCTGGACTTTGAAGAGTTTCTGCGGTTGCAGCGGGTGGTTATCGGCTCGGATCGTTTCGTTCGTCTCGGGTTTCGTGATGAAGGCGGGTTTATCGGCGCGCACGAGCAAGGAACGCGCCTGCCGCTTCCCGATCATATCAGCGCCCGGCACGAGGACCTGCCGACGCTCATGCAGGCCATGATCGACTTTGACCGGGATTTCTCTGGCGGAATTGACCCGGTGATCGCGGCGGCGGTCTTGGCTTTCGGATTTGTCTATGTTCACCCGTTTGTCGATGGTAACGGCAGGTTGCATCGCTATTTGATACATCACGTTCTGACCGCGCGCGGATTTAATCCCGCCGGAATCGTCTTCCCGGTTTCCTCAGCTATCCTTCAGCGCATCGATGATTACAGGCGCGTGCTGGAAAGTTACTCCAAACGTTTGTTACCACTGATCGAGTGGAAGCCCACCGAGAGCATGAATGTGCGCGTCGAGAATGACACGGCGGATTTTTATAAATACTTTGATGCAACGCTTCATGCCGAGTTTCTGTTCGAATGCGCCCGGAAAACCATCGAGGTAGATCTGCCCGAGGAAGTCGCCTTCTTGGAGCGCTACGATCAATTTAAATCGCGCATCGAAGCCCATGTCGAAATGCCCGCATCAACCGTCGATCTGCTTTTCAATTTCCTCAAACAAAATGACGGCACACTGTCCAAGCGCGCCCGAGAAAATGAATTCACCGCCCTTTCAAATGAAGAGGCCGGAGTGTTCGAACAAATTTATCGGGAGCTGTTCACCGCCACCTCGATTGACTAA